The genomic window TTTTATTGTCGACCTCTCTGAGATCCTGGCTGCCGCCGGCAGCCAGCAGCCCCTGAGTGAGCCCGGAAAAGATCACCCTGCCCTCCCGGTCCAGGGCAAAGTTCACCCCTGTGCGCCCGATGGCGGCATCTGCCACCTGATGATACATATCCTCGATGGAGTAGCTGATGCCAGCCACTCCTGCCAGCCCCAACTTGTCATAATATGGCATGACACAAGTGACATTGAGATAGCCATCTGCACCGATGTAGACATCCGTATAGACAGGCTTGTCCACCCCTGCCCCCAGCTTGTACCAGGAACGCTCTACAGGGTCATATGTACTTATAAAGCTTTCCTTGTACTCCTGCGAAGGATAAATACTGCCCCCATCCGGCACGATATCCAAACAAACGAGGTACCCATGCCCGGAGCCCACGTAAAGGGAAGTGCGGTTCCTGCCATATGACTTGCTCATGGAGCGCAGCAGGTCTGCTATATTGCCAGCCAGCCCTATTTCTCCCGCCAAGCCTCCCGCCCCCTGCTTGAAGAGCTTGGGGCTGTAGTGGACGTAAGGCACCTCGGATTTGATGTCATCCTGCTCCCTGGTATTGGGCAGGCTCCGCGGGCTGTAGTTCTCCGGGTGCTGCAGGATAAGGCTCATGGTGTCCGCCAGAATTCCCACGTTCCTGGCGGTGGCAGTGAGCTCCTTGTCGATGGCCAGCGCCTTCATCTCCGCCGATTCCTTCAGGCGGCTCTTGATATTCCCCTCAGAAAACTCCTCTACCTTCTCAGAGAGCCTGGCCCCCATACTTTGCTCCTGCTCCAACACCGAATTCTCCACATGCCAAAGGGTGTGAAGCGACAGAGCCCCTAGTCCCAAAAACGCAATCAAAGAACACACCAGAAGCATGAGGAGGACGCGCTCCCGAATATTTATTTTTCTTAGCTTCAACTTTTCCAGCACCTGTCCTGCCCCCTCTGCGTAATTTTTACAGAATAACTACATATTATTATTCGTCGTCCAAAGCCAGCATCCTGCCCCCAGGGGAAAAAAGCTGACTCCTGACAGCCAAAAGGCGGCTGTTGCCACACTATACCTGATGCGAAATCTGCTCTGCTTTTCCCAAACACTCGGCTGATGCCCAGGCATCCGGTCCTGTGGCTGACTTCATGGAATTTTCACTCCTTTTGGGTGTTCCTGAAGGACATAACGCCGCCTGCATGCTGACATTCCCCCTTGGCCCAAGCTGCATCGCTATGCGACTTTAGTCCTGTTTATCGTAAATAATGTCATAACAAGCCAGTCAGGACATCGTGGCTGCGGGAAAAGCGACAGCGATGTTGGAGCCGGGACAGGTTATATGGAGGTCGGAAATAGTGCCGGATGTGTTGTTAATGAGGTTGATTATATCACTCATTTGTAATAAATACCAGGCAGGACGCATATAATGTGATAAGCCGGTATAAGGTTTGCAATAAAAATCTCCCTGCCGCAAAATCTGCAGCAGGGCGGTAATGTCAGTTGATTCAAGCTGCCTTGGCGGCCTCGTCCACCTGGAACTCCACGCCTTCGGTGAGTACAGGTTCATTATGGGTAGCCTTGAGACGGAAGTAAGATAGTGCTTCTTGCCATTCAGCAGGATAGTAGAGCCGAAGATATAGTAATCCGGATAAGACTCATCCAGATACATGGGTATCACATGACCGCACAGCCGGGGCCACTCACCCTGGAATTCATCATAGAAGACGCCTTTCTCCCAGTATCTTCTTCAGCTGTCCCATGGCCCTATGGAGCACCACGCCTACATTTGAGGGGGTCATATCCATGGTCTCAGCTATTTCCTTGTTGGACATCTCCCCCCAGAACTTCAGGTGGATGATATGCTGTTCTCGTTCGGAGAGCTTGTCCAAGGCCAGCAGCAGCTCGCTCCTGCCCTCCTTTTCCAAAAGGTGCCCCTCAGGCCTGTCCTTTTCCTCCACCGCGGGAGAGAATACATCATCCCACTCCACATTCTGCCTGTGGCTCTGCCAGCGGTAATAGTCAGTCAGGGTCCGCATGGCAATGCGGGAGAGCCAAGTGGCAAAGGAAGCCTTTTCCGGGTCAAAGGAGCCCAGGCTCTGGGTCATCTTCATGAAGGTGTCGCCCACAATATCGTCAGCTACAGCACTGTTCTTCACTCTGACATAGATAACATTGTAAATGATGGGAAAGAAATGGTCATAAAGCTCGTCGAAGGCAGCCTCGTCATACAGAGCCTCCTTAGCCAAGTTATTCCATCGGCTTGCCGGTACCAATCCAATAGTTTCCATAATAAATTTTCCTTCCAGATTCTCATTTTCTTGTAATATCCGGGATTTACAATCGTATGTATAAGCGATAAGATAATTATACCTATTAATATAAAGGAGAAATCAACATGAGTATTGAGCGAGAATACAGAGACTTAGATTTTTCCCGATTCAGCAAAATAAAAGAAAGCCTCCGTACCAAGCTGCACGATATCCGCTGCCAGGCTCCCACACACAGGGACAGCAGGAAACTTTCCCTGGAAGACCTTGATTACGTAGCTGCCGCCGGCACGCCTATGCCGCCCCGGGACAGGGATTCTCTGACGGAAAAGCCTGAAATCAAAGTCTGACACTATATGTATATTCGCCATAAAAGCAAAAAATCCCCCCAAAACGGGGGGATTTTGCTTTTATCAGAGATATGTTGCCGGGTTCACCACCTGGCCGTTCACATGCACCTCATAGTGGCAATGCGGGCCCGTGGAGAAGCCCGTGCTGCCCATGTAGGCGATGATCTGGCCGCGCTTCACATGCTGGCCGGCGGTGACCACCACCTGGGAGGCATGGCCGTAGCGGGTCATGAGGCCGTTGCCGTGGTCGATGTCCACCATGTTGCCGTAGCCGCCGGAGTTCCAGCCGGCCACTTCTACCACGCCATCAGCGGTGGCTACAATGGGGGTGCCCATGTCGTTGGCGATGTCGATGCCCGGGTGGAAGTCAGAGCCGCCCCAGCGCAGGCCGTAGGGTGAGCTCACATCACCCTTGCAGGGCCAGATGGAAGGCACAGTGATGGACTGGATGGTAAAGCCACCTGCCACCACTGTGCCCATGGCCTCCTGACGGGCCTTGATTTCCTTCTGCAGGGACTGCAGGGATTCCTTCCGCACAGCGATTTTGCGCTCCACCTGGGAAAGAGCCTCTCGCACATTGCCTAAATCCGGCTCTGTATAAGGGCCGCCCTGGCCATCGTGGGTGCCATCCCCGCCGCTGCCCTCATCACTGGCAGGTGCCATGCCGGACTGGCGGCGCAGGTCTGCCTCCAGGGAAGTAAGCTGATCCATCTCATCCTGCAGGGCATTGGCCTTTTTGGAGAGCTGCAGCAGCTGTTCCTGCTGGATGCTGTTCACAGAACGCAGGTCATTTATCTCTGCCGAGCCGCTTTTGGCCGTGAAGCTGGCGTAGACCGCAAAACTCAGGGCTCCCACAAAGAGCAATCCCAACACCGCCAGAGAGCCCAAACCGTACTTGAGCAGCGTCACAGGCAGCCTCACAGACTTGACCTTCCCCTCCCCGGAGGGGATTACTTTGATCGTATAGGAATTAGATTCCTTATTAGTGTCCAAGGAAACAAACCTCCATAGTGCAACTTTCAAAACCAAGCAGCCTTCCCCAGAGGGGAAGTCTTTTTCATGCGTGTGCCATGGCCTCCCGCAGAGCCTGCTGTTCTTCTTCCGTCAGCTTGTAGCTGGAGCTGCCGTTCTCGATGGGTTTGGCGTAAGCCTGGGAACCCTCCCGGCCAAACACGCTGGAGAGGATCACACCGTTATTGTGGGCATCCAGCATGGCTACGGCGTAACTGAGGTCGCCTCCCATATCCTCGAAGGCACGATAGCGCACCATGCCCACCCGGGTCAGAGCCTGCTGCAGGAGGTTGTCCAGCTTCTGGTTTTCCACCTCCAAAGCCGTGTTCTGCTCCTTCACCCGCTGCACTTCGTCGATATGGCCGATGAGCATGCGTTCCAGATTGCCGCTCTCCACACCTGTCATCATCTTCTTATAACGCTTCTTCATGCGGCGCAGGTCGAAGTACAGGTTCAAGATGACCACATACATGAGAATTACCAGTATCCCCAGCCCTGCCACAATGAACATGAGATTATTTAGCACAAAGTTGCTTATTACCTGAATATCCATCGAAACTTACTTCTCTCTCTTTCTCTCATTTTAGCCTTCCCTTAGGAAAAGTCTCCCCTTCCTTACACAGTGAATCTTCCCGTCTGGGAGAACTGCCGGAGCTTCTCGATCTTGTCCTGATTGCTGGCTGCCCTGTGCTGCCCGATCAGGCCCAGGATGCGCTCCAGATCCTCTTCCGAGTAGAATTCTATTTCCACCTTGCTCTTTTTCCTGCCAGTCTTGATCTGCACCTGGGTGCCCAACAAGGTCTTCAGCTTTTCTGCCGCCTCCTGGAGGAAGATGTCCGGCTCAGGCTTTGCTGGCTTTGATTCAGCTTCCTCCTGAATCTCTCCGGGCTCTTCTGCCAGCCTTTTCGCCAGTTCCTCGCACTGGCGGGCCGAAAGCTCGTGCTCCTGGATGTAGTCTGCAGCCTTCATCTGCAGCTCCTGGTCGCCAATGGCCAGCAGGGGCCTGGCCTGTCCGGCAGTGAGCACGCCGCTCATGAGGAGTGCCTGGACCTCACCGGGCAGATTCAGCAGGCGCATGGTGTTGGCGATATGAGAGCGGCTGCGGCCCAGACGGGAGGAAAGTTCCTCCTGCTTCAGCCCGAAATCCTTGATGAGCCGCTGATAGGCCCTGGCCTCTTCCATGACAGAAAGGTCTTCCCGCTGCAGGTTCTCAATCAGGGCTATCTCACTGACCTCGGCGTCGCCGAACTCCCGCACCAGGGCGGGAATTTTCTCAAGGCCTGCCGCCTTGGCTGCCCGCAGGCGGCGCTCCCCGGCAATCAACTCATAGCCTGCATCCGGCAGCTTCCTCAAGAGCACTGGCTGCAGGACGCCGTAGCGGTTCACAGACTCAGTAAGCTCGGAGAGAGCCGCCTCATCAAATTCCTCGCGGGGCTGATAGCGGTTGGGAACAATCTCCTCCACGGCTATTTCCTGCACCTTGTCACGCACATTCTCCGGGGCAGGAGCTGTCACGCCGGTATTGCCGAACAGGGCGCCAAGGCCCTGGCCGCCCATGGCCTTCATGCTGGTACCCAAACCACCTTTAGGCTTGCTGCTTGTCACGGGCAATGACCTCCTTTGCCAGATCCATATAGACTTCCGAACCTCTGGATTTCTTGTCGTAGGCGATAATGGGCTGCCCATAGGAGGGAGCCTCAGACAGTCTCACCGTACGGGGAATGATGGTCTTATACATCTTGTCCCCGAAGTTCTCCCTGACCTCTGCCACCACCTGCTCCGAAAGGCGGGTGCGGGAATCGTACATGGTCATGAGCACGCCCTCTACCTCCAGATTGGCGTTGAGGTTGTTCTTCACCAGTCCGATGGTATTCAGCAGCTGCACCACACCCTCCAGGGCGTAGAACTCGCACTGGATAGGCATCAGCACAGAGTCAGCCGCCGCCAGTGCATTCAGGGTCAGAAGCCCCAAGGAGGGAGGGCAGTCCAGGATGATGTAGTCATAATCATCCCGCACTGCATCCAGTGCCTTTTTCAAGCGTGTTTCACGTGAAATAGCCGCTACCAGCTCCACCTCTGCCCCTGCCAGATTGATATTGGCAGGCAGCACATCAACCTTGAACTCCGTCTGCACCAGAGCATCCTTCGCATCCACCCCGCCCATAAGTACATGGTAGATGGTTTTCTCCAAGGCAGATTTATCTATGCCCAGACCGCTGGAAGCATTCCCCTGAGGGTCGCAGTCCACCAGCATGGTCTTCTTTTTCTTAGCCGCCAAACAAGCCGCCAGATCAACCGCCGTGGTAGTCTTGCCCACGCCGCCTTTCTGATTGGCTATCGCGATAATCTTGGCCACAGCCGTCACCCTTTCTCAAAAACTATCCTATATTATACAGCGGAAAATGAATTTTTCCTAGAAAAAAATGGAATGTTTCACGTGAAACATTCCATTTCTTTGCAAAAAGCTTTTTGATTTTGTGTCACTGATTATCTGATGACTTTAGTGCCGTTTTCCTTGTCGAAGTTTTTCCAGAACTGTTCACGGGAGATGGCATTGCCCTGCTTGTCCGTGTAGACATTCTCATTCAACAGGCCGCCCTTGTCCTGATAGCCGGAATACCCCATGCCGTGCAGCTTGTCGCGGACAGCGGCGCAGCTTTCGTATTCCTTGTCCAGCAGGCCACGCTTATAGAGCTGTGCGCTATCAGAAATAGTTTCTATTATAGTGCCGCCTGCTACTCCGTCCAGTTCCTCAAGATTCAATTTCTTGTTCTTGTCCACAGCCATGATAATCCGTCCTTTCCTTAACAATCAAGTCTTCACTTTGCTGATTCGACAAAATGATGGATTCTCCTCTTTTCCTGGTGCATCGTCTGGAATTATAGTGTGCAATGTGTTTTTCAGCTTACATCTATACTTACGGCTGACTTCCGGTTTCATTACAATATTTTTTATCTTTTTTCCAAAAAGATAAGGGATGTTTCACATGAAACATCCCTGTGCACTTCCTTATCAAAGCCCTCCGCCCAGTGGTGAGCGCAGTGGCACATACAAGACATCATCGGCCTTGTGGTCCTGATCGTCGAACCACTTAACCCGCTTAGGCCCTTCCATGACCACTGTCCCGCTACCATTTTCATACAGGATTTCTTCCCGTTCCACCACTGTGCCGTTGAAGGTCAGAAGGTAATGTATGCAGTCCGTATAGCGCAGCACGTGCTCCCCTGCCGGATAGGCAGACATAGTCCAGAACTCCACCTGATTGGCGCCATGAGGCCAGCTTGCCTCTATACCATACCAGTCCCCATCCCCCTTGGTAACGGTAAAACGCGCTTCGCCCTCTACATTTTCCTCCCAGAATCCAAGAAACTCATCCCAGGAACTGGTCTGGGCCTTGCCCGCTTCCGCCACTGACGCATAAAACTCCTGCCCAACTCCTCCAAAGCCTCCCCAGGAACCAGCCAGCACCACAGCCAAGCATACCGACAAGGCTATTTTCCCACGTTTCATTTTATACCCCCATCCAATTTGATCCTCTTCCCCGTGCCCCAGATGGCCCCTTCGGGGCATACAAGCACGCAAAGGTGGCATCCTACACACCTCTTGCCATCCAGCACAGGCTGTCGCATTGCATTCAGATGGATAGCCTGGTGGCCGCCATCGGCGCAGGATATTTCGCAGCGACCGCAACCCATGCATTTCTTGCGGTCAAACTTGGGATAAACTATGCTATCCCGCTCCAGGCTGTCAGTAGTATAGCTTACGTTGGCCAGCGCCCGGCCCCTGATATCTTCCACGTGCTGGCAGCCCTTTTCCGTCAGGAAGCAGGCCAACCCAGACTTCAGATCCTCTATGATGCGATAGCCATACTGCATGACTGAGGTGGTCACCTGGACAGAGCCAGCCCCCAGCAGCATGAATTCCAAAGCATCTCGCCATGTCTCTATCCCCCCCATACCGCTGATGTGCATGCCGGAGAGCTTCGGATTCTGAGCTAGTTCTGCGATGAAACGCAGGGCGATGGGCTTTACTGCCCTGCCACTATAGCCGCCTACAGCGGACTTGCCATGGACATTGGGACTGGAAACGTAGGTGTCAAGATCTATCTCCATGACGCTCTTGATGGTATTGATGGCCGCCAGACCATCTGCTCCTCCCCTTTTGGCTGCCTCCGCTGCAGGGCTCATCTCGGCCACGTTGGGAGTGAGCTTAGCCAGTATGGGAAGTTTTGTACCTTTTCTGGCAGCGGCGGTGAATCTTTCTACCAAATCCGGCACTTGACCAATATCCGAGCCCAGCCCCCCTTCCATCATATTGGGACAGGAGAAATTCAGCTCAATGGCATCAGCACCATTCTCCTCACAGGTACGGGAGAGCTCCTCCCACTCCTTCTCATTCTGCCCCATTATGGAAGCCAGGATGAATTTCGTGGGATATTCCTTCTTCAGGCGGCGGAACACTTCCATATTCTCTGGCACACTGTGGTCAGAGAGCTGTTCTATGTTCTTGAAGCCCATAAAGGTTCCCCCTGCCCCTTTAATGGCAGAAAAGCGGGGAGAGGCTTCGTGAATGTCCAGGGTACAGAT from Selenomonas sp. AB3002 includes these protein-coding regions:
- a CDS encoding ParB/RepB/Spo0J family partition protein; amino-acid sequence: MTSSKPKGGLGTSMKAMGGQGLGALFGNTGVTAPAPENVRDKVQEIAVEEIVPNRYQPREEFDEAALSELTESVNRYGVLQPVLLRKLPDAGYELIAGERRLRAAKAAGLEKIPALVREFGDAEVSEIALIENLQREDLSVMEEARAYQRLIKDFGLKQEELSSRLGRSRSHIANTMRLLNLPGEVQALLMSGVLTAGQARPLLAIGDQELQMKAADYIQEHELSARQCEELAKRLAEEPGEIQEEAESKPAKPEPDIFLQEAAEKLKTLLGTQVQIKTGRKKSKVEIEFYSEEDLERILGLIGQHRAASNQDKIEKLRQFSQTGRFTV
- a CDS encoding DUF4446 family protein translates to MDIQVISNFVLNNLMFIVAGLGILVILMYVVILNLYFDLRRMKKRYKKMMTGVESGNLERMLIGHIDEVQRVKEQNTALEVENQKLDNLLQQALTRVGMVRYRAFEDMGGDLSYAVAMLDAHNNGVILSSVFGREGSQAYAKPIENGSSSYKLTEEEQQALREAMAHA
- a CDS encoding sigma-70 family RNA polymerase sigma factor; protein product: METIGLVPASRWNNLAKEALYDEAAFDELYDHFFPIIYNVIYVRVKNSAVADDIVGDTFMKMTQSLGSFDPEKASFATWLSRIAMRTLTDYYRWQSHRQNVEWDDVFSPAVEEKDRPEGHLLEKEGRSELLLALDKLSEREQHIIHLKFWGEMSNKEIAETMDMTPSNVGVVLHRAMGQLKKILGERRLL
- a CDS encoding M23 family metallopeptidase, with protein sequence MDTNKESNSYTIKVIPSGEGKVKSVRLPVTLLKYGLGSLAVLGLLFVGALSFAVYASFTAKSGSAEINDLRSVNSIQQEQLLQLSKKANALQDEMDQLTSLEADLRRQSGMAPASDEGSGGDGTHDGQGGPYTEPDLGNVREALSQVERKIAVRKESLQSLQKEIKARQEAMGTVVAGGFTIQSITVPSIWPCKGDVSSPYGLRWGGSDFHPGIDIANDMGTPIVATADGVVEVAGWNSGGYGNMVDIDHGNGLMTRYGHASQVVVTAGQHVKRGQIIAYMGSTGFSTGPHCHYEVHVNGQVVNPATYL
- the preA gene encoding NAD-dependent dihydropyrimidine dehydrogenase subunit PreA; this translates as MLNCVLCNDAPCDKACPLKLEPSRQLRSIWFANDGGAALRLAAECSCAECLAPCEDACLRSGLVPIKKLLSRLTMEVFPKLPLERMPEENILCTELCGVPLENPFLLSSSVVASNYDMCARAFEAGWAGAAFKTICTLDIHEASPRFSAIKGAGGTFMGFKNIEQLSDHSVPENMEVFRRLKKEYPTKFILASIMGQNEKEWEELSRTCEENGADAIELNFSCPNMMEGGLGSDIGQVPDLVERFTAAARKGTKLPILAKLTPNVAEMSPAAEAAKRGGADGLAAINTIKSVMEIDLDTYVSSPNVHGKSAVGGYSGRAVKPIALRFIAELAQNPKLSGMHISGMGGIETWRDALEFMLLGAGSVQVTTSVMQYGYRIIEDLKSGLACFLTEKGCQHVEDIRGRALANVSYTTDSLERDSIVYPKFDRKKCMGCGRCEISCADGGHQAIHLNAMRQPVLDGKRCVGCHLCVLVCPEGAIWGTGKRIKLDGGIK
- a CDS encoding ParA family protein is translated as MAKIIAIANQKGGVGKTTTAVDLAACLAAKKKKTMLVDCDPQGNASSGLGIDKSALEKTIYHVLMGGVDAKDALVQTEFKVDVLPANINLAGAEVELVAAISRETRLKKALDAVRDDYDYIILDCPPSLGLLTLNALAAADSVLMPIQCEFYALEGVVQLLNTIGLVKNNLNANLEVEGVLMTMYDSRTRLSEQVVAEVRENFGDKMYKTIIPRTVRLSEAPSYGQPIIAYDKKSRGSEVYMDLAKEVIARDKQQA